A single region of the Candidatus Sungiibacteriota bacterium genome encodes:
- a CDS encoding SDR family oxidoreductase yields MSVWKKFSLDGAVAVITGGAGFLGGKHAEAILEGGGRVVLCDNHMVRLVVKTDELRSKYGQSSVWCYCLDITREPLIHVVHQKIREDVGEVSILINNVANNPQVEKGKQSLTRLENLSLEQWNDDFAVGVTGAFLMSRILGSRMAELGRGVIVNVLSDLGVIAPDQRIYREQGLSENQQPVKPVTYSVTKHALLGLTKYLATYWADRGVRVNAISPGGVYKEGMPEDFVKRLVSLIPMGRMANVNEYQAAILFLCSDASSYMTGANLIMDGGRTCW; encoded by the coding sequence ATGAGCGTTTGGAAAAAGTTTAGTCTTGATGGCGCTGTTGCTGTTATTACCGGCGGGGCGGGGTTTCTCGGCGGGAAGCACGCCGAGGCAATTTTGGAAGGCGGCGGAAGGGTTGTACTTTGTGACAACCATATGGTGCGCCTTGTTGTTAAAACCGATGAGTTGCGCAGTAAATATGGCCAAAGCAGCGTGTGGTGCTACTGTCTGGATATTACCAGAGAACCGCTCATTCACGTGGTTCATCAGAAAATCAGGGAAGACGTTGGCGAAGTCAGTATTCTAATAAATAATGTCGCCAATAACCCGCAGGTTGAAAAAGGTAAACAAAGTCTTACAAGACTTGAGAATTTGTCACTGGAGCAGTGGAATGATGATTTTGCTGTGGGCGTGACCGGAGCTTTTTTAATGAGCAGGATCCTTGGCTCGCGCATGGCTGAATTGGGGAGGGGTGTTATTGTGAACGTTTTATCGGATTTGGGCGTTATTGCGCCTGACCAAAGAATTTATAGGGAACAGGGATTATCTGAAAATCAGCAGCCCGTAAAGCCCGTGACCTATTCCGTAACTAAACACGCTCTTTTGGGACTTACCAAGTACCTTGCGACTTACTGGGCAGACCGCGGAGTAAGAGTAAATGCGATTTCTCCCGGCGGGGTTTACAAGGAAGGTATGCCGGAGGATTTTGTGAAGCGTCTCGTCAGCTTGATTCCTATGGGAAGGATGGCTAACGTTAATGAGTATCAGGCCGCAATTTTGTTTCTTTGCTCCGATGCCTCCTCTTACATGACAGGGGCCAATCTTATCATGGATGGAGGGAGAACATGCTGGTAA
- a CDS encoding four helix bundle protein: protein MDDFDIPIFKITYELYKEFYAYRNNVKKQDRHTLWQRCENITLDVLENLLWASQLSKTEKLPVLEKTSVKLNFLRVFLRLCKEVKVIDVNKYIKWQETVDEIGRQLGGWIRSTKER, encoded by the coding sequence ATGGATGATTTTGATATACCAATTTTCAAAATAACTTACGAGCTGTATAAGGAGTTTTATGCTTACCGAAATAATGTTAAGAAACAAGACCGCCATACGCTTTGGCAGAGATGCGAAAACATTACTTTAGATGTGTTGGAAAATTTGCTTTGGGCAAGTCAGCTTTCAAAGACTGAAAAACTACCCGTGTTAGAAAAAACCAGCGTCAAACTAAACTTTCTGCGAGTGTTCTTACGGCTTTGTAAAGAAGTAAAAGTTATTGATGTCAACAAATACATTAAGTGGCAGGAGACGGTTGATGAAATCGGAAGACAGCTTGGTGGTTGGATTAGGTCAACTAAAGAGCGTTAA
- a CDS encoding radical SAM protein: MSIPVRGFRPRHPADVVGDIQPNEFRGLKVTFVNMPLRETAKPHVPPEGPLILAAILRLYGAIPTIIDLNAYRICDEEAGRQGLVNGRHLTFEEAEDLLRLHFNQQGEQDIVAFSGMITTLRWQEKVAKMIRRLQPDCFLVTGNGLATELKAGLFNWMPELDAIAHSEGDDVMIVMARDVKRIKELGMERAARSGNLSPYYTGEMGGRHRFLYAGDRPKNLDAVPFGALDLLESDPYGRNLLEIYITNPVWGLAANNSSATAFTMERSLTTVSSRGCPYACAFCYRGAQGERNYGMRSVNHIARQIREFMDRYNIDFVGFPDDNFAISKPRCADFPRVFAEYGIRIRWGTHTRLDEADQRIIPMSESGCIYIGFGAESASAHVLGLMNKGGFILKNGLTPMRVRGREWQFPTTMINGIRNCRDVGIHANCTWIMAYPGETLEDLKTSVAFILWQEELMTEGLIPGTPEYEMAKATVNRKMFTATSYPGTAMFSDPAARALLSQNFGVSFDASGEPICDEAFHHYVVELDDATKVLHNKDGEPLNFGAMPMDQFLEAREYVDRGEIERILEM, from the coding sequence ATGTCCATTCCGGTAAGGGGTTTTCGCCCCAGACACCCGGCGGATGTGGTGGGCGACATACAACCTAATGAATTTCGCGGTCTTAAAGTTACTTTTGTTAATATGCCCCTGCGCGAAACAGCCAAACCCCATGTACCTCCGGAAGGGCCGCTGATTCTGGCCGCCATATTACGTCTTTACGGAGCTATCCCCACGATTATAGATCTTAACGCCTATAGAATCTGCGACGAAGAAGCCGGCCGACAAGGACTTGTTAACGGCCGGCACCTCACTTTTGAAGAAGCAGAAGATTTGCTGCGGCTTCATTTTAACCAACAGGGTGAGCAGGACATTGTGGCTTTTTCCGGAATGATAACGACTTTGCGCTGGCAGGAAAAAGTGGCCAAAATGATTCGCAGACTCCAACCGGATTGTTTTCTGGTTACCGGCAACGGCCTTGCTACAGAACTTAAAGCCGGACTTTTTAACTGGATGCCCGAACTTGACGCTATAGCCCATTCAGAGGGCGATGATGTAATGATTGTTATGGCCCGGGATGTTAAAAGAATAAAAGAATTGGGGATGGAGAGGGCGGCGCGCTCGGGTAACTTGAGTCCTTACTATACGGGAGAAATGGGTGGCCGGCACCGATTTCTTTATGCCGGAGACAGACCCAAAAACCTTGATGCTGTTCCTTTTGGAGCGCTTGATCTTTTGGAATCCGATCCTTACGGCCGAAATTTGCTGGAAATATATATTACGAATCCGGTGTGGGGACTGGCAGCCAACAACAGTTCCGCCACCGCCTTTACCATGGAGCGAAGCTTAACCACAGTAAGTTCCCGCGGATGCCCTTATGCCTGCGCTTTCTGCTATCGCGGCGCGCAGGGTGAAAGAAACTATGGCATGCGCTCGGTCAATCATATAGCGCGCCAAATCCGTGAGTTTATGGACCGCTATAACATTGACTTTGTTGGTTTTCCGGATGACAATTTTGCCATTTCCAAACCGCGCTGTGCCGATTTCCCCCGTGTTTTTGCTGAATACGGCATCCGCATCCGTTGGGGCACGCACACGCGACTGGATGAAGCGGATCAGCGTATTATTCCTATGAGCGAATCGGGCTGTATCTATATTGGTTTTGGGGCAGAATCAGCGTCCGCGCATGTTCTGGGGCTAATGAACAAAGGCGGATTTATTCTGAAAAACGGCTTGACGCCCATGCGGGTTCGCGGAAGAGAGTGGCAATTCCCTACTACCATGATAAATGGCATCCGCAACTGCCGCGATGTAGGGATTCACGCCAACTGCACTTGGATCATGGCTTATCCCGGTGAGACGCTGGAAGATCTTAAAACCAGCGTTGCCTTTATTCTTTGGCAAGAAGAGCTGATGACCGAAGGACTTATACCCGGCACACCGGAATACGAAATGGCCAAAGCAACCGTAAACCGCAAAATGTTTACGGCCACTTCCTACCCCGGAACAGCCATGTTTAGTGATCCTGCGGCGCGCGCTTTGCTCTCGCAAAACTTCGGAGTTTCTTTTGACGCTTCGGGAGAACCCATCTGTGACGAAGCATTCCACCATTATGTTGTGGAGCTTGATGATGCCACTAAGGTTTTGCATAATAAAGACGGCGAGCCCCTGAACTTTGGCGCGATGCCCATGGATCAATTTTTGGAAGCACGGGAATATGTTGATCGCGGAGAGATTGAAAGAATTCTAGAAATGTGA
- a CDS encoding group II intron reverse transcriptase domain-containing protein gives MKIYKNVFGKIISLENLFSAWDKFSSDKKKKRDVVEFEWEFEQNIFQLHRDLKNKNYKHGTYTSFYIQDPKQRHIHKAIVRDRVLHHAVFSVLNPIFEPTFIAHSLSCRVGKGTHKGVDILDSITKAVSHNIHKPCFALKCDIKKFFGTVDHTILMTLLVKRIKDADAMLVLKEIVESLKSEYSNLFQAKGLPIGNLTSQLFANIYLNEFDQFVKHRLKIKNYVRYTDDFVIISDSKTFLENLIEPIRKFLHDRLALELHPRKVSIRKLHWGVDFLGYIVLPHHRLLRRKTKQRILRKLHKRVSEYKSGIITKRTLEQSLQSYLGVLSHANTHKFGNELKNKFWFWLSE, from the coding sequence ATGAAAATCTATAAAAATGTTTTTGGAAAAATCATCTCACTGGAAAATCTGTTTTCGGCGTGGGATAAGTTTAGTAGCGATAAAAAGAAAAAACGGGATGTTGTTGAGTTTGAATGGGAGTTTGAGCAAAACATTTTTCAGCTTCATCGGGATTTGAAAAATAAAAATTATAAGCACGGAACATATACTTCGTTTTATATTCAAGACCCCAAACAGAGGCACATTCACAAAGCTATCGTCAGAGACCGAGTGCTCCACCACGCAGTTTTCAGTGTCCTTAATCCAATTTTTGAGCCGACATTTATCGCACATTCGCTGTCGTGTCGTGTGGGCAAAGGAACGCATAAAGGAGTAGATATTTTGGACAGCATAACGAAGGCGGTCAGCCACAACATTCATAAGCCCTGCTTCGCTCTTAAATGCGACATTAAGAAGTTTTTTGGGACGGTTGACCATACTATTCTTATGACCCTGCTTGTAAAACGAATCAAAGACGCCGATGCGATGTTGGTTCTTAAAGAAATCGTAGAGAGTCTCAAATCCGAATACTCTAATCTTTTTCAAGCAAAGGGACTGCCCATCGGCAATCTGACTTCCCAGCTTTTTGCTAATATCTATCTCAACGAGTTTGACCAATTTGTTAAACACCGCTTGAAGATTAAAAACTATGTTCGTTATACAGACGACTTCGTAATAATTTCTGACAGCAAAACTTTTCTTGAAAATCTTATTGAACCAATCAGAAAATTTTTGCACGATAGGCTGGCTTTGGAACTTCATCCCAGAAAAGTCAGTATCCGCAAATTGCACTGGGGCGTAGATTTTCTCGGCTATATTGTTCTCCCACACCATCGCTTGTTGCGGAGAAAAACTAAACAACGAATTTTGAGGAAACTGCATAAAAGAGTTTCTGAATACAAAAGCGGTATTATTACGAAACGAACACTGGAACAATCTCTCCAGTCTTATCTCGGCGTTCTTTCTCATGCGAATACTCATAAATTTGGCAATGAATTAAAAAATAAATTCTGGTTTTGGTTAAGTGAATAA